One region of Bdellovibrio bacteriovorus genomic DNA includes:
- a CDS encoding sialidase family protein produces MIQSFSGMFRWLFLFYVMLSSAGCTLEALLEKEISSKITDEVIPISITMDVGATKLIEPSGGTPPFIYQASTSGYLNTSTGAYTIPVNAQVTNETFDVIDSTGKKFSVTVHRKGFREFRRIELPQSASQDQNYVTDAVWLTSGKVLATAIGSDYEGERWATYRSDNDGASWSRVDQFMGYHYHGESHPLAMTAKGNTVFVCGYAYKYNYTSADPLSGWFVRKSTDEGTTWSTSDHWWENPLVNHVCYDIAVSPTTGYIYAVGFTESTSEMFWVIRESKDDGETWNTIYKAAPVGGGGEEVAYQIKVTPSGHLFVMGAANSIMYFLKGTFSAGAWTWTPATSIPGAQIFGDYQLRGNLQVLDDNNAYFSCRHGVSGKVYRTTDGGTNWSEVYVGQNYLQGMTVTASGKLIATGGSRSPTSDWKVVSSSDGLTWTPLDLDAILTAPKEPHGITIVAHPTVNKVLAIASNKIRYQASVAYSNDDGTSWSLASEIRFQWAFYSFVSKIIRTSATQLFSIWETGDMDGNWPWVIKKSSDNGITWQDADHIVTALDDTKAADIIQGHDDNLYVIGRKDGNALIRRSADGTIWTDVHSFASTAWEYAFATDKNSATYFAAKDGLNIIIGKTTNGVSWSAIKTFSPPGGVHEMGFSSLNVDTVGNLYLLAIERVGAAGTVVLHRSTDGGTTWVEALRGPSQPSYWNISSTLKVSPVGEIYVYEGASMFRSTDKGGAWSAYTNVPSNVLDIGWSGNTAYFLATDPTEGTAVFTEGFTPGSWILIESVKQRFNVGEIAGEYDVELMENKFYSLSSLELLLNYNYNDAYFGARSILRMIDTSQ; encoded by the coding sequence ATGATTCAGTCGTTCTCAGGTATGTTTCGCTGGCTGTTTCTTTTCTATGTGATGCTTTCTTCGGCCGGATGTACTCTAGAAGCATTACTTGAAAAGGAGATCTCATCTAAGATCACAGATGAGGTCATTCCCATTTCAATCACGATGGATGTTGGCGCAACGAAACTCATTGAGCCTTCAGGCGGCACTCCTCCTTTTATTTATCAAGCTTCAACATCGGGATATTTAAATACTTCAACGGGTGCTTACACCATTCCCGTCAACGCACAAGTGACGAATGAAACCTTCGATGTCATCGACAGTACCGGAAAGAAATTTTCGGTCACAGTTCACCGCAAAGGCTTTCGCGAATTTCGAAGAATCGAACTACCGCAATCCGCATCGCAAGATCAAAACTATGTGACCGATGCGGTCTGGCTTACTTCCGGTAAGGTGTTAGCAACGGCTATCGGCAGTGATTACGAAGGAGAGCGATGGGCCACCTATCGCAGCGATAATGACGGAGCCTCTTGGTCTCGCGTCGATCAGTTCATGGGCTACCACTATCATGGAGAGTCCCATCCTTTAGCGATGACCGCTAAAGGCAACACCGTCTTCGTTTGCGGGTATGCTTACAAATACAATTACACATCTGCAGACCCTTTATCTGGTTGGTTCGTTCGTAAGTCTACGGACGAAGGAACAACGTGGTCTACTTCGGATCATTGGTGGGAGAATCCTTTGGTAAACCATGTCTGTTATGATATCGCCGTCTCTCCAACAACAGGTTATATCTATGCCGTCGGTTTCACCGAATCCACTTCCGAAATGTTCTGGGTGATTCGCGAAAGTAAAGACGACGGGGAAACTTGGAACACAATTTATAAAGCGGCTCCAGTCGGCGGTGGCGGCGAAGAAGTCGCCTACCAAATTAAAGTGACTCCATCAGGCCACCTCTTTGTGATGGGTGCCGCAAATTCAATCATGTATTTTTTAAAAGGGACCTTCAGTGCGGGGGCATGGACATGGACACCGGCTACTTCTATTCCGGGAGCACAAATTTTCGGTGATTATCAACTCAGAGGAAATTTACAAGTCCTCGACGATAACAACGCCTATTTTTCTTGTCGACATGGCGTCTCCGGAAAAGTCTATCGAACCACCGACGGCGGCACCAATTGGTCGGAAGTTTATGTAGGTCAAAATTACTTACAAGGCATGACGGTGACAGCTTCGGGAAAACTGATCGCCACGGGAGGCAGCAGAAGCCCCACCAGTGACTGGAAGGTCGTATCATCTTCAGATGGCCTGACGTGGACGCCGTTAGATTTGGATGCCATTCTGACGGCTCCGAAAGAACCCCACGGAATCACGATCGTCGCACACCCCACTGTCAATAAGGTCTTAGCTATCGCCTCTAATAAAATACGTTATCAGGCCTCAGTAGCCTACTCTAACGATGATGGCACTTCCTGGAGTCTTGCAAGTGAAATTAGATTTCAATGGGCTTTCTATAGTTTTGTTTCGAAGATCATTCGAACTTCTGCAACCCAGTTGTTTTCTATTTGGGAAACAGGAGACATGGATGGAAATTGGCCCTGGGTTATTAAAAAGAGTTCAGACAATGGAATCACCTGGCAAGATGCCGATCACATTGTCACCGCTTTAGATGACACAAAGGCCGCCGACATTATTCAGGGGCATGATGACAACCTCTATGTCATCGGCCGGAAGGACGGCAACGCTCTCATTCGGCGATCAGCCGATGGAACGATTTGGACTGATGTTCACTCTTTCGCAAGTACAGCTTGGGAATACGCGTTTGCAACGGATAAAAACTCTGCCACTTATTTTGCCGCCAAAGATGGCTTGAACATCATCATTGGCAAAACAACGAATGGCGTGAGTTGGTCGGCAATAAAAACTTTTTCTCCACCAGGTGGCGTCCATGAAATGGGTTTTAGTTCTTTGAATGTCGATACCGTGGGAAATCTGTATCTGTTAGCCATTGAGCGCGTGGGAGCAGCGGGGACTGTCGTTCTTCATCGTTCTACAGACGGTGGAACAACTTGGGTTGAAGCTTTGCGTGGGCCTTCACAGCCTTCTTACTGGAATATATCATCGACTCTCAAAGTAAGTCCCGTGGGGGAAATCTATGTTTATGAAGGTGCCAGCATGTTCAGATCGACCGACAAAGGGGGAGCTTGGTCTGCCTACACGAATGTTCCCAGCAATGTCTTAGACATAGGCTGGAGTGGCAACACGGCCTACTTCCTGGCTACCGATCCCACTGAAGGCACGGCGGTATTCACGGAGGGATTTACTCCGGGTAGCTGGATCCTCATTGAGAGTGTTAAACAAAGATTCAACGTCGGCGAAATTGCCGGTGAATACGACGTTGAGCTTATGGAAAACAAATTCTACAGTCTTAGTTCATTAGAGCTGTTATTAAATTATAATTACAATGATGCCTATTTCGGAGCGCGGTCAATTCTGAGGATGATAGACACCTCTCAGTAG
- a CDS encoding HNH endonuclease: MDYFFSAAPPEHQKREKAKARELRQSQWWKQELGKGLCYHCGERFKPADLTMDHLIPIARGGKSNKNNCVPSCKDCNTKKGYKTRAEMALDELSQTSKPETSDEE; the protein is encoded by the coding sequence ATGGATTATTTCTTTTCGGCAGCTCCTCCGGAGCACCAAAAACGTGAGAAAGCAAAGGCCCGCGAGCTGCGCCAAAGCCAATGGTGGAAGCAAGAGCTGGGTAAAGGTCTTTGCTATCACTGTGGAGAAAGATTTAAGCCTGCCGATCTCACAATGGATCACTTGATTCCCATCGCGCGAGGTGGGAAGTCCAACAAAAACAACTGCGTCCCGTCCTGCAAAGACTGTAATACAAAGAAGGGTTATAAAACCCGCGCCGAGATGGCTTTGGATGAGCTGTCTCAAACTTCTAAGCCCGAAACTTCCGACGAAGAGTAA
- a CDS encoding GFA family protein — MAEKTYHGSCHCGSVKIKAKIDLSKGTGRCNCTYCRKVRSWSVIIKPENFELLAGQESLSDYQFGTFSGHHLFCKNCGCRPFGRGHVEEIGGAFVSIALACLDNVDAQELIDAPVTYFDGLNNNWFNKPAEIRHL; from the coding sequence ATGGCAGAAAAAACTTATCACGGCAGTTGTCATTGTGGATCAGTCAAAATCAAAGCCAAAATAGATCTTAGCAAAGGGACCGGAAGGTGCAATTGCACGTATTGTCGCAAAGTGCGCAGTTGGAGTGTCATCATCAAGCCGGAAAACTTCGAACTGCTTGCGGGCCAAGAAAGTCTTTCCGACTATCAATTCGGTACTTTCAGCGGGCATCATCTTTTCTGCAAAAACTGTGGATGCCGTCCGTTTGGTCGGGGGCATGTCGAAGAAATCGGCGGCGCTTTTGTGTCCATTGCGCTGGCGTGCCTGGATAATGTCGATGCTCAAGAGCTGATTGATGCTCCGGTGACATACTTTGATGGCTTGAATAACAACTGGTTTAATAAACCTGCAGAAATCCGACATCTTTAA
- a CDS encoding BON domain-containing protein: MEDMIEGLEEMTEEKSSLWPWLIAGAAVGAAYVYFTQSESGKRITADAKEYFRTGTTRDDRLQMKVFSELSQILGPGKEIQVQVEKGSITLSGPILSEALEEVLVCARHIPGVKSVINNLEIRQQH, translated from the coding sequence ATGGAAGATATGATTGAAGGATTGGAAGAAATGACCGAAGAAAAATCAAGTCTGTGGCCGTGGTTGATTGCCGGAGCCGCAGTCGGAGCGGCGTATGTCTATTTCACTCAAAGCGAATCCGGCAAAAGGATTACAGCTGACGCGAAGGAATATTTCCGCACCGGAACAACCCGCGACGACCGCTTGCAAATGAAGGTGTTTTCGGAATTAAGCCAAATCCTGGGGCCGGGAAAAGAAATTCAAGTGCAGGTGGAAAAAGGCAGCATCACTTTAAGCGGGCCTATTTTGAGCGAAGCGCTTGAAGAAGTTCTAGTCTGCGCTAGACACATCCCGGGCGTTAAAAGCGTCATTAACAATCTTGAAATTCGCCAGCAGCACTGA
- a CDS encoding PilZ domain-containing protein: MSEALIVFKAIGNDSDKQMLLQKALAKKETLYLRDKFDRAIALKPVSINSNNQIKCHHPEDTTMNTNEKDTFTASFSIGGEKYLFETHPVVSEHYVTLTVLNLFHLQRRRNYRYVMPENYSAEFVINYLNQSICSHPCRLIDLSTEGCAVEIMQESANLHLEDLVEAEIFLGDREPIMVQGVIKNIRVKDDTQLVLGVEFNHLANSSEEKIVTSLTDLQREIFFRRKAA; encoded by the coding sequence ATGAGTGAGGCCTTGATCGTCTTTAAAGCCATCGGCAACGACTCTGACAAGCAAATGCTTTTACAAAAAGCTTTGGCTAAGAAAGAGACTCTTTATCTTCGTGATAAATTTGATCGCGCTATTGCTTTAAAACCCGTGAGCATCAACTCGAACAATCAGATTAAGTGTCATCATCCCGAAGACACGACGATGAACACGAACGAGAAAGACACTTTCACCGCCAGCTTTTCAATTGGCGGCGAAAAATATCTTTTCGAAACTCATCCGGTCGTGTCGGAGCACTACGTGACTTTGACGGTGTTAAACCTGTTCCACCTACAAAGACGTCGCAACTATCGCTACGTGATGCCGGAAAACTATTCGGCGGAATTTGTTATTAATTATTTGAACCAATCCATCTGCTCTCACCCTTGCCGTCTTATCGATTTAAGCACGGAAGGTTGTGCGGTGGAAATCATGCAAGAAAGTGCAAATCTTCACCTAGAAGACTTAGTCGAAGCTGAAATCTTTCTAGGCGATCGTGAACCCATAATGGTTCAGGGCGTGATCAAAAACATCCGCGTGAAGGATGACACGCAACTGGTGTTGGGTGTGGAATTCAATCACTTGGCAAATTCCAGCGAAGAAAAAATTGTGACGTCACTCACAGATCTTCAGCGCGAAATCTTTTTCAGAAGAAAAGCAGCTTAA
- a CDS encoding beta strand repeat-containing protein has translation MSLFGMLAQAAPNALTYQGRIVKSDGQPLEYGNTSFIFEVTSPNGSCVIYREQRDGVNLLNSNGVFDVPIGSGTKLFPTDPLFTLLDAFNNSKVHDCYGGATYTAASSDIRLLKVQFHDGSGWKVISPSNEIRSVPYSAYALSAEKLGTRTADEFVLKTGVPTCAANEFLTWTGSALSCAPVSGAAGGTVMQVTSTNAYVSIANGTSTPALTLNVGSTAGTVAAGDDTRFSDARTPTGTAGGDLSGTYPNPSVAKIQNTAVSSVAPTSGQYLKFNGTQWAGAAIAMSDVTNLNTTLSNYQTTAAFNAAVGPANCAAYQTPYWNSVSGSFQCQAINVSVAGDISGTIGAVSVDKIKGVNVDTTGLTSGQVLKYDGTKWAPASDSNAGGTVTNIVTGTGLSGGPISSTGTISLANTAVTAGSYGSATQVGTFTVDAQGRLTSASNTAIVFPVTSVATKTGAITLDYGDINSAASKYLTYRPNNVACTDGQTLKWITANSRWECANDTDTSSGGTVTNIGTGTGLTGGPISTTGTISLANTAVTAGSYTRANITVDAQGRLTAASNGASVNLATEVTGTLPIANGGTGQTTATAAFNALSPLTTKGDVLVNDGTNDIRLPSGTNGQVLSVNTSQTSGLQWVTPTNGTVTNVTGTAPIVVSSGGTTPAISINDASTSAKGAVQVGSGLAVSAGVVSADPANFPSAVPVSKGGTGATSITANRLVASNGTGSALTTFNCAVGQMVSFDATGMMTCSTFTTGSVFLNNGNSFGSAATLGTNDNNSLNFETNNAVAMTILPSGNVGIGDTNPSQKLSVEGSLGIGTNSATSSSVLFSPSTTHQGSIRMTTDNNANYIQSGLDTSIGSAKDLRIAPSYTTAPWVTFKSDGKVGIGTTTPATSLEVLETTGNTSRGITSTTISSANPGGLIQTRGARGTASTPTATQTNDTFGWMAFIGHDGAGFTGQAQPTGVSATATENWSTGGHGSALRFTTTTNTEVNGGERMRIDHNGNVGIGTTTPTAKLEVVGSAKVTGNLVGAVKDTSGTSLRMCTGSGANSGWTFYALNAGITGACGAYMNIDTSACGFSTVFKYFPSIQGDGGHWVTTGATSVYNATATSFRIYINLIGSFDSTTCNTTTLPHNTNHYRIDWLAVGL, from the coding sequence GGGTTTTCGACGTACCGATTGGGTCAGGAACGAAGCTTTTCCCCACAGATCCTCTTTTTACTTTGCTGGATGCTTTTAATAACTCCAAGGTTCATGACTGTTATGGAGGCGCTACTTATACTGCCGCCTCTTCTGACATCCGCCTTTTGAAAGTGCAGTTTCATGATGGTTCGGGATGGAAGGTGATCTCTCCTTCAAACGAAATCCGTTCTGTTCCCTACTCGGCCTATGCGCTTTCTGCGGAAAAACTGGGAACTAGAACCGCCGACGAGTTTGTTTTAAAAACCGGTGTTCCCACATGTGCTGCGAATGAGTTTTTAACTTGGACTGGCTCAGCCCTGTCTTGTGCGCCGGTATCGGGTGCAGCAGGTGGAACAGTGATGCAAGTCACTTCGACGAACGCTTATGTTTCCATAGCTAATGGCACTTCTACACCGGCATTAACTTTAAACGTGGGTTCAACCGCAGGCACCGTCGCCGCCGGTGATGACACTCGCTTCAGTGACGCCAGAACACCCACAGGAACAGCCGGGGGAGATTTATCAGGAACCTACCCGAATCCGTCTGTCGCAAAAATTCAAAATACGGCTGTCAGCTCTGTGGCTCCCACTTCAGGACAGTATTTAAAGTTCAACGGCACACAATGGGCTGGCGCTGCAATCGCGATGAGTGATGTGACGAATCTAAATACGACGTTAAGCAACTATCAAACGACGGCTGCATTCAATGCCGCTGTTGGCCCCGCAAACTGTGCGGCTTATCAAACGCCTTATTGGAATTCCGTTTCGGGTAGTTTTCAGTGCCAAGCGATCAATGTCTCGGTCGCCGGCGACATCAGTGGAACTATCGGTGCTGTCTCTGTCGATAAAATCAAAGGTGTGAATGTCGATACGACCGGATTAACTTCAGGGCAGGTTCTAAAATACGATGGCACGAAATGGGCCCCGGCTTCTGATAGCAATGCTGGCGGAACGGTTACGAACATCGTGACAGGCACTGGGTTATCTGGCGGCCCTATTTCTTCGACGGGAACTATTTCCTTAGCTAATACTGCGGTGACTGCGGGCTCCTACGGATCGGCTACACAAGTTGGAACATTTACCGTCGATGCCCAAGGAAGATTAACTTCTGCTTCTAATACAGCCATCGTATTTCCGGTCACCAGTGTCGCCACTAAAACGGGCGCAATTACACTGGATTACGGAGACATCAATAGCGCCGCTTCAAAGTATCTTACTTATCGTCCGAACAATGTGGCCTGTACTGACGGGCAAACGTTGAAATGGATCACGGCCAATTCCCGTTGGGAGTGTGCGAACGACACGGACACTTCTTCCGGAGGAACCGTCACTAATATCGGCACTGGGACGGGATTAACTGGTGGACCTATTTCTACGACGGGAACTATCTCATTAGCGAATACAGCGGTGACGGCGGGTTCTTATACTCGCGCCAATATCACTGTGGATGCCCAAGGAAGATTAACAGCTGCAAGCAATGGAGCTTCCGTAAATCTTGCTACGGAAGTCACAGGAACACTTCCTATCGCCAATGGTGGTACGGGACAGACAACGGCGACGGCGGCTTTCAATGCTCTTTCTCCCCTGACAACAAAAGGGGATGTTTTAGTCAATGATGGTACGAATGACATTCGATTGCCTTCGGGTACAAATGGACAAGTTCTTTCTGTGAATACATCTCAAACGTCAGGTCTTCAATGGGTGACCCCTACAAATGGAACTGTGACCAACGTCACTGGAACCGCGCCTATTGTCGTTTCTTCGGGAGGAACCACTCCGGCCATCTCAATTAACGATGCGAGCACTTCTGCTAAAGGAGCCGTCCAAGTAGGAAGTGGTCTTGCGGTCAGTGCAGGCGTGGTGTCTGCGGATCCAGCAAACTTCCCTTCCGCAGTTCCTGTGAGTAAAGGTGGTACGGGAGCGACTTCAATCACTGCGAATCGTCTTGTGGCTTCAAACGGCACGGGATCCGCTCTAACCACTTTCAACTGCGCCGTGGGACAAATGGTGAGTTTCGATGCAACAGGTATGATGACGTGCTCCACATTTACAACCGGTTCAGTATTCTTGAACAATGGAAATTCTTTTGGATCCGCGGCCACTTTAGGTACTAACGATAATAATTCTTTAAACTTTGAAACCAACAACGCTGTTGCCATGACGATTCTTCCCAGCGGAAACGTCGGCATTGGTGATACAAATCCTTCGCAGAAATTATCCGTAGAAGGCTCTTTAGGTATTGGTACAAACTCCGCGACAAGCTCAAGCGTGCTATTTTCTCCCTCGACAACGCATCAAGGTTCGATTCGCATGACTACCGATAACAATGCAAACTATATTCAATCAGGACTTGATACGAGTATCGGCAGTGCTAAAGATTTAAGAATTGCTCCGTCCTACACCACGGCCCCATGGGTGACATTTAAATCCGATGGAAAAGTGGGCATTGGAACGACGACGCCTGCAACAAGCTTAGAGGTTTTGGAGACCACGGGAAATACGAGCCGAGGGATCACTTCAACAACAATTTCTTCCGCTAACCCCGGCGGACTTATTCAAACGCGCGGAGCTCGCGGTACCGCCAGCACTCCTACCGCAACACAAACAAATGACACCTTCGGTTGGATGGCCTTTATCGGTCATGATGGCGCAGGCTTCACGGGTCAAGCGCAACCCACAGGAGTTAGTGCCACGGCTACAGAGAACTGGAGTACGGGCGGCCACGGTTCTGCTTTAAGATTCACGACGACGACGAACACTGAAGTCAACGGTGGCGAACGCATGCGCATTGATCACAATGGGAATGTCGGTATCGGCACGACCACTCCTACGGCCAAACTCGAAGTCGTCGGTAGTGCGAAAGTCACTGGCAATCTCGTGGGCGCGGTGAAAGACACGTCAGGCACGTCTCTAAGAATGTGTACCGGTTCCGGAGCTAATTCAGGTTGGACTTTCTATGCTTTAAATGCGGGTATCACCGGGGCATGCGGTGCTTACATGAATATAGATACGTCGGCTTGTGGCTTCTCGACCGTATTTAAATATTTTCCATCTATCCAAGGAGACGGAGGACATTGGGTCACTACCGGAGCCACATCTGTTTACAATGCCACCGCCACGAGTTTTAGAATTTACATCAACCTGATTGGAAGCTTCGACTCCACGACCTGCAATACGACAACGCTCCCACACAATACAAATCACTATCGTATAGACTGGTTGGCTGTCGGGCTTTAA
- a CDS encoding helix-turn-helix transcriptional regulator, which produces MAKSSYQSKKDRMDRLLGLLKAEDHSTSLALAKKLRVSHRTLMRDLKELTASGIPVEADRGRGGGVRINAQWGLGRLQLNYKESLDLLLSLAIAERFNSPVLLSNVKSLRDKVFQSFPQEHRKKLQLIRKRVHITAYAAESVRVTYDEVPAHVQNSLHEAFFEMRRLKIAYCDEKKNITERLIEPHYLLLSFPIWYVMAWDHLRQDLRAFRVDRIQKASVHAQETFDMHHQDLFQKTLQKFSESL; this is translated from the coding sequence ATGGCGAAAAGCAGTTATCAAAGTAAAAAAGATCGAATGGACCGCCTTTTAGGCCTTCTGAAGGCGGAGGACCACTCTACCAGTCTGGCACTTGCAAAAAAACTGCGAGTGAGTCACCGCACTTTAATGCGTGATCTGAAAGAGCTTACGGCCTCAGGGATACCCGTGGAAGCGGATCGTGGACGCGGTGGAGGAGTGCGTATCAATGCCCAATGGGGTTTAGGCCGTCTGCAACTGAACTACAAAGAATCTTTAGATCTGCTTTTGTCCTTAGCGATTGCGGAAAGATTTAATTCTCCGGTCCTGCTTTCCAATGTGAAGTCATTAAGAGATAAAGTGTTTCAATCCTTTCCTCAAGAACATCGTAAGAAACTACAGCTGATTCGTAAAAGAGTTCACATAACGGCTTACGCCGCCGAGAGTGTGCGTGTGACCTATGATGAGGTTCCCGCTCACGTTCAAAACTCTTTGCATGAAGCTTTTTTTGAAATGCGACGCCTTAAGATTGCCTACTGTGATGAAAAGAAAAATATCACGGAACGTTTGATCGAACCCCACTATCTGCTGCTCAGTTTTCCCATCTGGTACGTCATGGCCTGGGATCATCTACGTCAGGATCTAAGAGCCTTCCGCGTGGACCGGATTCAAAAAGCTTCTGTGCACGCGCAAGAGACGTTTGATATGCATCATCAGGACCTTTTCCAGAAAACCTTACAAAAATTTTCTGAAAGTCTGTGA
- a CDS encoding cyclic nucleotide-binding domain-containing protein, whose amino-acid sequence MSVKTFKKGEVIYKDGDKITSVYLIQTGAANQCLIRGKKTIDLFQLGSSHILGDQVILGQSTHPTSAVATTETKVLEIPVETLKQQYEGAPQMLKVIIKSLADRLRLAVNDVRSSKLEKDSSPCPEDQVAKAFGAVFHTANHKGDRSTPGRVVVDWNMMKQYSQRVMGEGPKRVEQVINVLVKLKLALYEMGKAPDNPDGPEEIQKVHFLDLGLLESFFEFYQYYYFKNRSDLLKVDELCQQMLDALLKLCENEQPDRFGIVGVEFAKFSEHCKNELGINLNNDHFARLEGKGVFMKRKTGSTGVILQFELKEFRSIFQSWKMLREIEKWNEKGFVDMDEKEDKPKKKTVGGPACPACAVELQAGAKFCHECGHKIVAAA is encoded by the coding sequence ATGTCAGTAAAAACCTTTAAAAAAGGCGAAGTGATCTATAAAGATGGCGACAAAATCACGTCGGTCTATCTTATTCAAACTGGTGCTGCCAATCAGTGTCTGATTCGTGGAAAAAAGACCATTGATTTGTTCCAGTTGGGCTCTTCTCACATCCTGGGCGATCAGGTGATTTTGGGTCAGTCCACTCACCCGACTTCAGCGGTTGCGACGACCGAAACAAAAGTTTTAGAAATCCCCGTTGAAACTTTGAAACAGCAGTATGAGGGTGCTCCTCAAATGTTGAAAGTGATCATTAAGTCTCTCGCCGATCGCCTTCGTTTGGCCGTGAATGATGTTCGCTCTAGCAAGCTTGAAAAAGACTCTTCTCCTTGTCCTGAAGACCAAGTGGCGAAAGCTTTTGGCGCTGTTTTTCACACTGCAAACCACAAGGGAGATCGCTCGACTCCAGGCCGTGTTGTTGTGGATTGGAATATGATGAAGCAGTACTCTCAACGTGTTATGGGTGAAGGCCCGAAGCGCGTGGAGCAGGTGATCAATGTCCTTGTGAAATTGAAGCTCGCACTTTACGAGATGGGCAAAGCTCCAGACAATCCAGATGGACCCGAGGAAATTCAAAAAGTTCATTTCTTGGATTTAGGTCTTTTAGAAAGCTTCTTTGAATTCTATCAATATTACTATTTCAAAAATCGTTCAGATCTTTTGAAAGTCGACGAGCTTTGTCAACAAATGCTCGACGCTCTTTTAAAACTTTGCGAAAACGAACAGCCAGACCGTTTCGGCATCGTGGGTGTTGAGTTCGCAAAGTTCAGCGAGCACTGCAAAAATGAACTCGGCATCAACTTGAACAATGACCACTTTGCCCGTCTTGAGGGTAAAGGCGTATTCATGAAGCGTAAAACCGGTAGCACTGGTGTTATTCTGCAATTTGAACTGAAAGAATTCCGCTCGATCTTCCAAAGCTGGAAGATGCTTCGTGAAATTGAAAAATGGAACGAAAAAGGCTTTGTCGACATGGACGAAAAAGAAGACAAACCTAAGAAAAAAACAGTGGGCGGCCCAGCCTGCCCGGCGTGCGCCGTGGAATTGCAAGCGGGCGCGAAGTTCTGCCACGAATGTGGCCATAAAATAGTAGCGGCGGCCTAA